From one Paracoccus pantotrophus genomic stretch:
- a CDS encoding transposase, whose amino-acid sequence MSTIDSGHYGDGVARRTKRLWTDEEKRSICFQTAAPGVSVAQVARRYAVNANLIFKWLRDPRYAPDPTSVARPAEEARFLPVEPARRDRPLSSE is encoded by the coding sequence GTGTCCACCATTGATAGTGGACACTATGGTGATGGCGTGGCGCGTCGGACGAAGCGACTTTGGACGGATGAGGAGAAGCGTTCGATCTGTTTCCAGACGGCGGCGCCGGGCGTTTCCGTGGCTCAGGTGGCGCGGCGCTACGCGGTGAACGCGAACCTGATCTTCAAGTGGCTGCGCGATCCCCGTTATGCGCCGGACCCCACCTCGGTTGCGCGCCCAGCAGAGGAGGCGCGGTTTCTGCCCGTAGAGCCAGCGCGCCGCGATAGACCGCTTTCATCGGAATAG
- a CDS encoding helix-turn-helix domain-containing protein has protein sequence MITSRQSRAARALLGWTQETLADKAQVALTALKRLESQSGLEVFESTRDQVRRALEAAGIVFLSTDKGEGVLLLHDRSDTPP, from the coding sequence ATGATCACCTCTCGCCAATCACGGGCCGCACGCGCGTTGCTGGGGTGGACACAGGAGACGCTCGCTGACAAGGCCCAGGTCGCATTGACCGCGCTCAAACGCCTCGAATCCCAAAGCGGACTTGAGGTGTTCGAGTCGACACGCGATCAGGTGCGCCGCGCTCTCGAAGCGGCCGGGATCGTTTTCCTGTCCACGGACAAGGGCGAAGGCGTGTTGCTCCTGCACGACAGGAGCGATACCCCACCGTAG
- a CDS encoding IS5-like element ISPso2 family transposase (programmed frameshift), translating into MSDLFWLTDAQMARLAPFFPRSHGKPRVDDRRVLSGIIFINRNGLRWRDAPASYGPHKTLYSRWKRWSEKGIFARMMAGLAAEHGEKTTVMIDATYLKAHRTATSMAAKKGGRGRLIGRTKGGMNTKLHAICDSQGRPIDLFVTAGQVSDYIGARALLSGLPNVKWLLGDRGYDADWFREALQDKGIRACIPGRKKRKTPIKYDKRRYKRRNRIEIMFGRLKDWRRVATRYDRCPKVFLSAIALAALVIYWL; encoded by the exons ATGAGCGATCTCTTCTGGCTGACCGACGCGCAGATGGCGCGCCTGGCTCCCTTCTTTCCCAGGTCGCACGGGAAGCCCCGGGTTGATGACAGACGGGTGCTGAGCGGGATTATTTTCATCAATCGCAATGGCTTGCGTTGGCGCGATGCGCCCGCCTCGTATGGCCCACATAAGACGCTCTACAGCCGGTGGAAGCGTTGGAGCGAAAAGGGCATCTTCGCGCGGATGATGGCCGGGCTGGCGGCGGAACACGGCGAGAAAACGACCGTGATGATCGACGCAACATACCTCAAGGCCCATCGAACGGCGACCAGCATGGCCGCCA AAAAAGGGGGGCGTGGTCGCCTGATCGGTCGAACCAAAGGCGGTATGAACACCAAGCTGCACGCCATCTGCGACAGTCAGGGGCGACCGATCGACCTGTTCGTCACCGCTGGACAGGTCAGCGATTATATCGGCGCTCGGGCCCTGCTGAGTGGTCTGCCAAACGTCAAATGGCTACTCGGGGATCGTGGCTATGACGCTGACTGGTTCAGAGAAGCGTTGCAGGACAAGGGGATACGTGCCTGCATCCCAGGCCGGAAGAAACGCAAGACGCCGATCAAATACGATAAGCGGAGATACAAGCGGCGTAACCGCATCGAGATCATGTTCGGCAGGCTCAAGGACTGGAGGCGCGTCGCGACCCGCTATGACCGATGCCCCAAGGTGTTCCTCTCAGCCATCGCCCTCGCGGCTCTCGTCATCTATTGGTTATGA